The Urbifossiella limnaea nucleotide sequence GGCCTGCGTGGTTAACCCGTTTCGCGGCCTGCTGCTCGGGAAGAAGGCCTCGCTCGCCGTCCTCAGCGACGAGCGGAACGCCGACCTGTTCACGGCCCGGCAGCGAGACCTGATCGCGGCGCACGTGCCGTGGACGCGCGTCGTCGAGGACCGCCGCACGACCGCCGACGGGGCCGGGGTCGAACTCGTGGCACACGTGCTGGCGAACCGCGACTCGCTGGTGCTGCGGCCGAACGACACGCTCGGCGCGGAGGGGACCGTGTCCGGCTGGCGGGTCGACCAGCCGGCGTGGGAGGCCGCGGTGCGGCGGGCGCTGGAGGAGCCGTTCGTGGTGCAGCGGCGGGTGGGCCTGCCGCGGGAGCCGTTCCCCGTGGCCGACGGTGGCCGTGTCGAGGTCCGGGACCTGTACGTGGAGACGAGCCCGTTCGTGGCGTTCGGCGAGTTCGTGAGCGGCTGCCTCACCCGGCTCGCGGCCGACGCGCCGGTTAACGTCGCCGCCGGCGGGTCGGTAGTGCCGACGTTCGTGGTCGAACCCCGCTGACAGTTTCGGGTTCAGTGTTTAGAGTTCACAGTGGACCAGCCGACGTCGAACACACCGCGTTAAACTCGAACCTCGACATGATCGACACCTTCGACCGCGACGGCATCCGCTTTCAGTACCCCGGCAACTGGCGGCCCGACCCCGACGCCGCGGACGACGACGGCGCCGGCTGGACGGTCGTGCTGCAAAGCCCCGGCACCGCGTTCCTGCTGGTGTCGCTACGGCCCGAGGCCGAGACGCCCGCGGAACTCGCGGACCAGACGCTCGCCGCACTCCGGGCCGAGTACAAGGAACTCGACGCCGACGACGCCGTCGAGACGCTCGCCGGCCGCGCGGCCATCGGCCACGACATCGACTTCCTGACGCTCGACACGTCGGTCGCCTGCCTCACCCGCTGCCTGGACACGCCCGGCGGCCCGCTGCTGCTGATGGGGCAGGTCGGCGAGTACGACCGGGCCGTGGCCGAACCCGTGTTCCGCGCCGTCTTCGCGTCGCTCGTCGTCGACGCCGAGTGAATCTCTCTCCCGGAGCCGCCATGCGCTACCTCGTCACCGCCGTACTCCTCGCGGCCGGTTCGCCCGCGCTGGCCCAACCCCGCCCGAACATCGTCCTCATCGGCGCCGAGGACATCTCGCCGAGCCTCGGCTGCTACGGCGACCCCGACGCCGTCACCCCGAACCTGGACCGGTTCGCCACCCAGGGCGCCCGCTTCACGCGCGCGTTCACCCACGCCCCGGTCTGCGCCCCGAGCCGCAGCGGTCTCATCACCGGCGTTTATCCCACCACGCTCGGCACGCACCACATGCGCTCCAAGCTCGCCCGCACGCCGGACCTGTTCGTCGACTACCTCCGCAAGGCCGGCTACTTCGTCGCGTGGCCGGGCAAGACGGACTTCAACTTCGACCTGCCGAAGGCGTGGGTGGATACGACGCAGGACTGGACGAAGAACCCCGCCGTGCTGCCGACCGACCGGCCGTGGTTCGCTTACATCAACTACACGGTGACGCACGAAAGCCAGGTGCGGGCGACGCCGGAAGCGTACGCCCGCAACACGGCGCGGCTGAAGCCCGAGGAGAAGCGCGACCGCGGCCGGGTGGCGCTGCCGCCGTACTACCCCGACACGCCGGTCGTGCGCGAGTGCGTCGGCAAGTACCACGACAACATCACCGCCCTCGACTACCTCGTCGGCGACGTGCTCCGGTTGCTGGACGAGCGGCGGTGGGCGGAGAACACGATCGTGGTGTTCTTCGGCGACCACGGGTGGGGGCTGCCGCGCGGCAAGCGCTGGTGCTACGACAGCGGCACCCGCATCCCCCTGCTGGTGCGCTGGCCCGGGGTCGTCCGCCCCGGCACCGTCCGCGACGACCTGACGGCGTTCATCGATCTGGCGCCGACGTTCCTCACGATCGCGGGGGCCGCGGTGCCGCCGCACATGCAGGGGCGAGTGTTTGTCGGCCCGCGGACGGGGCCGGCGCCCGAATACGTGTTCAGCTGCCGCGACCGCATGGACGAGACGTACGACCGCATCCGCAGCGCCCGCGGGCCGCACTTCCGGTACGTCCGCAACTTCCACCCGGAGTTGCCGTACGCCCAGTGGCTGAACTACCTGGACGAGATGCCGGTGATGAAGGACTGGCGGCGGCTGGCGTTCGCCGGCACGCTCACCCCGACGCAGCGGCTGTTCTTCGCCCGGACCAAGCCGGCGGAAGAACTGTACGACACCCGCACCGACCCGCACGAGGTTCGCAACCTCGCCGCCGACCCGGCCCACGCCGACACCCTCCGCACGATGCGCGGGGCGCTCGACCGGTGGATGGCGGACACGAAAGACCTCGGGGCGACGCCCGAGCGCGAGTTGATCGCCAAGGGTCTGGTGCGCGACGTGTTGAGCACCGAGTACGAGGCCCGGCTGAAGCTCCACCCGAAGGGCCCGCCCGTGCCGTGACCGCCTCGTCAACCAGCGGCGGGAACTCGGGCTCGACCCCGACGCCGTCAGACGCTACGTCGCCGCCATGCGCCTGTACGTGATCATCTTCGTCTGCGTCGCCCTGACGTTGATTCCCGTCTTCCTTTTCGACGACGAGATCGACGCCGCCTTCGCCGGCCCCGAAGGGCTGCGGCGCCTCCAGGAGTACGGCGGCTGGGCGTGGCTCGTCGGGGTCGGCCTCATCGTCGCCGACCTCGTCCTCCCCGTCCCCTCGACGGCCGTCATCGCCGGGCTCGGGATGCTGTACGGGCCGCCCCTCGGTGGGCTCGTCGGCGGCGTCGGCTCCACCCTCGCCGGGCTCGTCGCCTACGCCGGCGGCCGCTGGCTCGGCCGACCCGCCATCCGCTTGTTCGCCGGCGATTCCGACCTGGAGAAACTCCGCCGCTTCTTCGCCAGGCACGGCCTGTGGGCGGTCGCCCTGTCGCGGTGGATGCCGCTGCTGCCCGAGGCGCTCTGCTGCCTCGCCGGGGCGGCGCGGATGCGGGTCGGGCCGTTCTCGGCGGCGCTGGCGTGCGGCAGCTTCGCGATGGGCTTCGCGTTCGGCGTCCTCGGCGAGCACTACCTCGACCGGCCGGCCGTCGGGCTCGTCGTCAGCGCCGCGATCCCGCTGCTGGTCTGGCCGCCGGTCCACTTCTACCTGAAGCGCCGGCCGGTGGTCGAAGCCGACTCACCCGTGGCGTAGCTCGGCGTCGAGCGCCCGCAGGAACGGCTCGGCGTCCGACACAATCCCGACCGTCTGCGTGCTGCCGCGGTCCATCAGCTTCGTCACCGTCGCCGGGCTGATGTCCACGCACGCCACCTTCACCCACGCCGGCAGCAGGTTCCCCACCGCGATGCTGTGCAGCGTCGTCGCCACCATCAGGCAGAACCCCACGCCCGGCAGCAGCGCCCGCATCGCGTCCTGGGCCGCCAGCGAGTCCGTCACCACGTCCGGCAGCGGGCCGTCGTCGCGGATGCTGCCGGCGAGTACGAAGGGCACGTTGCCCTTCACGCACTCGTACATGATGCCGCTGGTCAGCGTGCCGGCCTCGACCGCGGCGCGGATGCTGCCGTGCCGGCGGACGGTGTTGATCGTCCGCAGGTGGTGCTCGTGCCCCTCGGCGGTCGGGATGCCCTTCTCCAGCGACACACCCAGGCTCGTCCCGTACAGCGCCTGCTCGATGTCGTGGGTGGCCAGCGCGTTCCCGGCGAACAGCACGTTGATGAACCCCTCGCGGACCATCCCCGCCACCAGGGCCGCGCCGCCCGTGTGGACCACGGCCGGGCCGAGCACCGCCAGCACCTGCTCGCCGGCGGCGCGGGTGCGGCGGATCGCGTGCGCGATCTCGCGGGTGCTCACCCCCTTCGGCTTCTCGCTCGACACCGCGCTCGTCATGAACTCGAACAGCTCGTGCCGCTTCGCCGCCGCTTCCTCGGGGAGCACGCGGATGCCGGCGCGGCCGACCACCACGCGGTCGCCGCGCTTCACGCCCACCATCGGCACGCACCGCGGCGGGTCGAGCACGACGCCGCAGTCCATCTCCTGGCCGGCCACGTCCACCCACTCGCCGCCGAGCCGGACCTGCGTGCGGAAGTTCGTGCTGCAATAGAAGCCGTCGGGGAACGCGCCGTCCAGGTCGGCGCCGACCGCGGCGCAGTCGGCGGGGTGCACCGGCGCGGCGCCGTGCGACAGGATTTCCGTCAGCACCGCGTCCAGCTGCTCGGCCGAGTCGGCGCGAATCTCCAGCCGCGCGTAGGAGGCGTCGCCCTGGGTGCGGCCGACGCGGAACTCCTGCACCTCGTACGTCGCCCCGCGGGTGACCACGGCGTCGAGCACCTTGGGCAGCAGCAGCGAATCGAGGATGTGGCCGGACAGCTCGACGTGTTCGACGTGCCGCGGCGTCATGGCTCGGCCTCCGGGGGGAGCGGATACCCCATCCTACCCGTGAGCCACGGCGGGCGGCGTCGTTCGTACCGGGTCCATTGTGTGTCACCGACCCCCCCGGGGGGTCGAGGCACGAATTGAGTCCAATACACAAAAATATGTCGGTCCGTCGCCGCGGTGCGGTGAACGCCGTAACGTGTTACCGCGCCGGGGTGTGCGGCGCTATAACACCTCGCGCAGCACGGCCGCGAGGCGGTCCAGCTCCGATTCCGTCGTGAAGAACGGGTGGCTGACCCGCAACAGCAACCGGTCCGGCCGCTCGATCACCGGGATCTCTACACGACGGTCCCACAATGCCCGCCGTAGCGCCGCTGCGTCGGTACCCGCGGGCAACTCGAACGCCGTCATGGTGCCGCTCAGCCCCACGGGCGTGGCCGGCGGCAGGTCGATCACGCCGCGGGTGTACGCCCCGAGTTCGGCGGCGCGGCGGCGGACGTTGTCCCAGCCGAGGGCGTCCTGGAAGTCGAGCGCCGCGGGGACGGCGAGCCACGGGCACGGGTCGCGGGTCCCCTCGAACTCCAAAAAGCGGACGCGCGGCGTCGAGCCGAAGGCGTCGGGGGCGTCCGGGTGCGCGCTGCCGCGCGGGTCGCCGAGCGGATAGCTGTCCGGCTTGTAGCCCCAGCTGACGTGCAGCGGTTCGATCGCCTCGCAGTTCGTCCCGAGCGCCAGGAAGCCGGCCCCCGTCGGCGCCAGCACCCACTTGTGCAGGTTGCCGGCGTAGTAGTCGGCGCCGACCGCGTCGATGTCCAGCGGCAGCAGCCCGGGTGCGTGGGCGCCATCGACCACCGTGCGAATCCCCCACCGTCGCGCCGCCGCGCACAGCTCCGCGGCCGGCAGCACCAGCCCGGTCGGCGACAGGACGTGGCTGAAGAAGAACAGCCGGGTGCGGTCGCTGAAGGCGGCTTCCGCGGCGGCGACGATCTCGGCCGGGTCGGCGGCCATCGTCGGCAGCGGGAAGGTGCGGATGGTCAGGCCGCGGCGGGCGGCGAAGCGCTCCCACACCCACACCATGCAGCCGTATTCGTGGTCGGTGAGGAGCACCTCGCCGGGCTCGACGGCCGGCAGCCCGGACGCGACGAGGTTGATGGCCGCGGACACGTTCGACGTGAAGACGAACCGTTCCGGCCGGGTGCCGAGGAACGCGGCGGTGCGTTCGCGGGCGCCCCACAGGAGCGGCGGCACGGTGCGGACGAGGAAGTTGGTCGGCCCCTCGGCGAGCTGGCGGCGCAGCTCGGTGACGCGGTCGAACACGGCGTGCGGCACGGGTCCGAACGACCCGGCGTTGAGCATGGTGACGGCCGGGTCGAGCATGACCGCGGCGCGGGCGGCGGACCAGTCGGGCATGGCGGAAGGGATGAAAGTTGTGGGATGAAGGATGAGGTGAGGATAGCGGGTCCGTGCTCGCGGACGTAGGCGCGTCGATTCGGCAGGGTTGGGAGCGTGGTTTGACACTCGCCCGCATGTCGGTTAGCCTGGCCAGCCGCGAGGCTGGCGCGGCGATACTGCGGTTTCGCCGGCGCGACAGGCTGCGCACGGCGTATTCGAATCACTTGTTCGTCGTCACCCCCGAGCCGGTGCGGCGCGGGGTGCGTTAGTGGGATAGGTCGCGCGGGCAGCCGTCGGAGGGTCGGCGGTAGTTTCCCTTGCGGCCAGTGGTTGCGGCCGATATTCTGGCGCCGGTCGGTGCATGTGATAGGCCGCGCCGGCGCGGGATAACCAATGGTTCGGCTGCGCGAGAGGGGTATGCCGGATGGGAAGGATCCACCGGGAACGGCTAACCGTGCGGGTCGAGGGGCCGTTCGTCGTTTTCCTAGTTGGGATGCGGATCAACAAGCCGTGGAAGATCCACAAGTGGCTACCGGTCTTGTGGGCCATGCGACGGATGCTCCGTGAGCTGGCCAGCCGGCCCGAGGCCGGGTGCCTGGGCTACTTCAGCTGCAGGACGACGGTGGTCCAGTACTGGCGGTCGTTCGTCCACCTTGAGGCATACGCCCGCAGCCGTGACAGCGAGCACTGGCCGGCCTGGGTGGCGTTCAACCGGCGGATGGCCGGGTGCCGGGGGGACGTCGGGATCTGGCACGAGACGTATCTGGTCCCAGCGGGCGGCTACGAGGCGATCTACAGCGGAATGCCGCCGCACGGGCTGGGGCGGGTCGGCGAACTCGTGCCGGTCGCGGAGCGGACCGACGGAGCGCGGCTCCGGTTAGGCGGTGAGGGTAGGCCGGCCGAACTGTACGCGGCACCGGACCCGGCCCGCCTCAATATTTCTGGGACTTCATAGCGTATTGGTGCGGGCCGGGCAGCTGAGCTTTCGTTCGGCGGCGGAGGTGCGCAGGTGGCGGGAGCCGATGCGAGTGCGGTCGTCCGCCGGCACCTGCGGTGGTTCTTCGCCGGGCACGCCTACCGGGCGCGCCAGTGGACGCTCGGCCCGGCCGCCGAGGAGTTGCCCCGGCTGCGGGTGGCCGAGTTCGCCCCCGGCCCGCGGACCGGGCTGTGGGTGTACGCCACCGTCGGCGCGTGGGAGGCCCGCGACGACCCGCGGCTGGAGTTCCTGATCGCCGCCCCTGAGCGGGACCCGCGGCACGTCGAGCTGGTCACGATGGCCGCGTGGTATCACGGGCGGCGCGGGCTGGGTGCCGGGCACACGCTCCCGATCGGGGAGCCGTGGCTCCCCGGGTCGTCCTGCGACTACTTCCTGGTGTCGCTGCCGTACCCGTTCGGCCCGGAGCTGGAGGTCTGCAACCTCCGCGACGGGCACCTCCACTTCCTCTGGCTGCTGCCGATCACCGCGGCCGAGCGGGAGTTCAAGGTACGGGAGGGGGTCGAGGCACTGGAGCAGCGATTCGATGCCAGCGCCCTGGAGTACTGGGTGCCGGATCGGGCCTCAGTCGTGTGACCCGCCGAACCCCGCGCTGCAGCAGACGGCCCCCGCCTGTAGGTTTCTCGTGACCACAGCTCACACTGGCGGGTGCCGCTGCTGAGCTGGATGTTCGGCGGCGGAGGTAGACTGGAAGATGAGCCGCGTTCCGACAGGGACAGAGTTGGTGCGTCCGTTCCTCCCCGCGAAGGATTTCGACCATTCCAAGCGCTTCTACGAGGCGCTTGGCTTCGAGAAGACCCTCGACGGCGAAGTCGCGATCTTTAACGCCGGCTCGGGCGGGTTCATCCTGCAGAGGTACTTCCACGAGGAGTGGGCGGCCAACTGCATGATGCAGCTGATGGTCGATGACCTCGCCGCGTGGTGGGAGCACATCGAATCACTTGAGCTGTCGGAGCGGTTCGGTGTGCCGCCGCCCAGGGCTCCGGCCATGCAGCCGTGGGGGCTGCTCATCGCGTATGTCGTCGATCCCGCAGGCGTCTTGTGGCACGTCGCACAGCGGCGTGACGGGGCAAAGCACGACCGCTGAAGGGACCGTGTTGCAGACGCCGGACCCCGCGCTGCGGAGCTTTATGTCCGGCGACCCGCGGCGGCCGT carries:
- a CDS encoding suppressor of fused domain protein, translating into MAGADASAVVRRHLRWFFAGHAYRARQWTLGPAAEELPRLRVAEFAPGPRTGLWVYATVGAWEARDDPRLEFLIAAPERDPRHVELVTMAAWYHGRRGLGAGHTLPIGEPWLPGSSCDYFLVSLPYPFGPELEVCNLRDGHLHFLWLLPITAAEREFKVREGVEALEQRFDASALEYWVPDRASVV
- a CDS encoding VOC family protein, with product MRPFLPAKDFDHSKRFYEALGFEKTLDGEVAIFNAGSGGFILQRYFHEEWAANCMMQLMVDDLAAWWEHIESLELSERFGVPPPRAPAMQPWGLLIAYVVDPAGVLWHVAQRRDGAKHDR
- a CDS encoding TVP38/TMEM64 family protein; the encoded protein is MRLYVIIFVCVALTLIPVFLFDDEIDAAFAGPEGLRRLQEYGGWAWLVGVGLIVADLVLPVPSTAVIAGLGMLYGPPLGGLVGGVGSTLAGLVAYAGGRWLGRPAIRLFAGDSDLEKLRRFFARHGLWAVALSRWMPLLPEALCCLAGAARMRVGPFSAALACGSFAMGFAFGVLGEHYLDRPAVGLVVSAAIPLLVWPPVHFYLKRRPVVEADSPVA
- a CDS encoding ornithine cyclodeaminase — its product is MTPRHVEHVELSGHILDSLLLPKVLDAVVTRGATYEVQEFRVGRTQGDASYARLEIRADSAEQLDAVLTEILSHGAAPVHPADCAAVGADLDGAFPDGFYCSTNFRTQVRLGGEWVDVAGQEMDCGVVLDPPRCVPMVGVKRGDRVVVGRAGIRVLPEEAAAKRHELFEFMTSAVSSEKPKGVSTREIAHAIRRTRAAGEQVLAVLGPAVVHTGGAALVAGMVREGFINVLFAGNALATHDIEQALYGTSLGVSLEKGIPTAEGHEHHLRTINTVRRHGSIRAAVEAGTLTSGIMYECVKGNVPFVLAGSIRDDGPLPDVVTDSLAAQDAMRALLPGVGFCLMVATTLHSIAVGNLLPAWVKVACVDISPATVTKLMDRGSTQTVGIVSDAEPFLRALDAELRHG
- a CDS encoding aminotransferase class V-fold PLP-dependent enzyme; this translates as MPDWSAARAAVMLDPAVTMLNAGSFGPVPHAVFDRVTELRRQLAEGPTNFLVRTVPPLLWGARERTAAFLGTRPERFVFTSNVSAAINLVASGLPAVEPGEVLLTDHEYGCMVWVWERFAARRGLTIRTFPLPTMAADPAEIVAAAEAAFSDRTRLFFFSHVLSPTGLVLPAAELCAAARRWGIRTVVDGAHAPGLLPLDIDAVGADYYAGNLHKWVLAPTGAGFLALGTNCEAIEPLHVSWGYKPDSYPLGDPRGSAHPDAPDAFGSTPRVRFLEFEGTRDPCPWLAVPAALDFQDALGWDNVRRRAAELGAYTRGVIDLPPATPVGLSGTMTAFELPAGTDAAALRRALWDRRVEIPVIERPDRLLLRVSHPFFTTESELDRLAAVLREVL
- a CDS encoding sulfatase family protein → MRYLVTAVLLAAGSPALAQPRPNIVLIGAEDISPSLGCYGDPDAVTPNLDRFATQGARFTRAFTHAPVCAPSRSGLITGVYPTTLGTHHMRSKLARTPDLFVDYLRKAGYFVAWPGKTDFNFDLPKAWVDTTQDWTKNPAVLPTDRPWFAYINYTVTHESQVRATPEAYARNTARLKPEEKRDRGRVALPPYYPDTPVVRECVGKYHDNITALDYLVGDVLRLLDERRWAENTIVVFFGDHGWGLPRGKRWCYDSGTRIPLLVRWPGVVRPGTVRDDLTAFIDLAPTFLTIAGAAVPPHMQGRVFVGPRTGPAPEYVFSCRDRMDETYDRIRSARGPHFRYVRNFHPELPYAQWLNYLDEMPVMKDWRRLAFAGTLTPTQRLFFARTKPAEELYDTRTDPHEVRNLAADPAHADTLRTMRGALDRWMADTKDLGATPERELIAKGLVRDVLSTEYEARLKLHPKGPPVP
- a CDS encoding DUF4188 domain-containing protein, with protein sequence MGRIHRERLTVRVEGPFVVFLVGMRINKPWKIHKWLPVLWAMRRMLRELASRPEAGCLGYFSCRTTVVQYWRSFVHLEAYARSRDSEHWPAWVAFNRRMAGCRGDVGIWHETYLVPAGGYEAIYSGMPPHGLGRVGELVPVAERTDGARLRLGGEGRPAELYAAPDPARLNISGTS